From Parambassis ranga chromosome 9, fParRan2.1, whole genome shotgun sequence, the proteins below share one genomic window:
- the lrrc74b gene encoding leucine-rich repeat-containing protein 74B isoform X1 codes for MVDGKKLAVEVPLPSVLEDDDAETERSERLQLGEQRSSQTEVDDVRGPKDQRSSPDSNVRDGGEGQGEEEEEEEHVTSDEDYDTDLELGGEEKEGYDLTGRTCYLKACEKLQVVPASYFLQNMGNSELSMVHHGLGPQGTKALAVPLVTNTSILRLNLRDNWIEGMGGAAIAEMLKENCYITEVDLSDNNLGDSGAAAMAGMLKENGTLVSLNLSGNHFTDRSAEHLGSALLTNTKLQHLDLSYNTLGERAGQCLGDSLSESLGLRSLSLAWNCIRGRGAELLANGLEGNVFLRKVDLSFNGFGKEGAIAVGRALKENCVLEELNVRSHPHRHGPQSKQDNQIPQYWEEPNPECWVLWDPSVLTGKPRISCGSAGFL; via the exons ATGGTTGATGGGAAGAAGTTGGCTGTGGAAGTGCCGCTGCCGTCTGTGCTGGAAGACGATGAcgcagaaacagaaagaagtgAGAGGCTGCAGCTGGGGGAG CAGAGATCGAGCCAGACAGAGGTTGATGATGTGCGTGGGCCAAAGGACCAACGCTCAAGCCCTGACAGCAATGTGCGAGACGGAGGCGAAGGacagggtgaagaggaggaggaagaggagcatgTGACCTCTGATGAGGACTATGACACAGATTTGGAGCTCGGAG gtgaggagaaggagggttATGATCTGACGGGGCGGACGTGCTATTTGAAGGCGTGTGAAAAGTTACAGGTGGTGCCTGCCTCTTATTTCCTACAGAACATGGGGAACAGCGAGCTGTCCATGGTGCATCATGGTCTGGGGCCTCAG ggcaCCAAAGCGCTGGCGGTTCCCCTGGTAACCAACACTTCAATACTGCGGCTGAACCTGCGAGATAATTGGATTGAAGGAATGGGCGGAGCTGCTATAGCCGAGATGTTAAAGGAAAACTGTTACATTACAG AAGTGGACCTGTCTGACAACAATCTTGGGGACAGCGGGGCAGCAGCCATGGCTGGTATGCTAAAGGAGAACGGCACCCTGGTGAGCCTCAACCTGTCAGGAAACCATTTCACAGACCGCTCCGCTGAGCACCTCGGCTCGGCACTGCTCACCAACACCAAGCTGCAGCACCTCGACCTCAGCTACAACACCCTGGGAGAGCGGGCAG GGCAATGCCTGGGAGACTCCCTGTCAGAGAGCTTGGGGCTGAGATCACTAAGCCTGGCCTGGAACTGTATTCGAGGGAGAGGAGCGGAGCTGCTGGCCAATGGCCTCGAG GGAAATGTTTTCCTCAGAAAGGTGGATCTGTCCTTTAATGGATTTGGAAAAGAGGGAGCCATCGCCGTGGGACGGGCTCTTAAGGAGAACTGTGTTTTGGAGGAGCTGAATGTGAG GAGCCATCCACATCGCCATGGGCCTCAAAGTAAACAAGACAATCAAATCCCTCAAT ATTGGGAGGAACCCAATCCAGAATGCTGGGTGCTATGGGATCCTTCAGTCCTTACAGGAAAACCCAGAATCAGCTGTGGAAGTGCTGGATTTCTTT ga
- the lrrc74b gene encoding leucine-rich repeat-containing protein 74B isoform X2 — MVDGKKLAVEVPLPSVLEDDDAETERSERLQLGEQRSSQTEVDDVRGPKDQRSSPDSNVRDGGEGQGEEEEEEEHVTSDEDYDTDLELGGEEKEGYDLTGRTCYLKACEKLQVVPASYFLQNMGNSELSMVHHGLGPQGTKALAVPLVTNTSILRLNLRDNWIEGMGGAAIAEMLKENCYITEVDLSDNNLGDSGAAAMAGMLKENGTLVSLNLSGNHFTDRSAEHLGSALLTNTKLQHLDLSYNTLGERAGQCLGDSLSESLGLRSLSLAWNCIRGRGAELLANGLEGNVFLRKVDLSFNGFGKEGAIAVGRALKENCVLEELNVSCHVCLRLGGTQSRMLGAMGSFSPYRKTQNQLWKCWISLTSQ; from the exons ATGGTTGATGGGAAGAAGTTGGCTGTGGAAGTGCCGCTGCCGTCTGTGCTGGAAGACGATGAcgcagaaacagaaagaagtgAGAGGCTGCAGCTGGGGGAG CAGAGATCGAGCCAGACAGAGGTTGATGATGTGCGTGGGCCAAAGGACCAACGCTCAAGCCCTGACAGCAATGTGCGAGACGGAGGCGAAGGacagggtgaagaggaggaggaagaggagcatgTGACCTCTGATGAGGACTATGACACAGATTTGGAGCTCGGAG gtgaggagaaggagggttATGATCTGACGGGGCGGACGTGCTATTTGAAGGCGTGTGAAAAGTTACAGGTGGTGCCTGCCTCTTATTTCCTACAGAACATGGGGAACAGCGAGCTGTCCATGGTGCATCATGGTCTGGGGCCTCAG ggcaCCAAAGCGCTGGCGGTTCCCCTGGTAACCAACACTTCAATACTGCGGCTGAACCTGCGAGATAATTGGATTGAAGGAATGGGCGGAGCTGCTATAGCCGAGATGTTAAAGGAAAACTGTTACATTACAG AAGTGGACCTGTCTGACAACAATCTTGGGGACAGCGGGGCAGCAGCCATGGCTGGTATGCTAAAGGAGAACGGCACCCTGGTGAGCCTCAACCTGTCAGGAAACCATTTCACAGACCGCTCCGCTGAGCACCTCGGCTCGGCACTGCTCACCAACACCAAGCTGCAGCACCTCGACCTCAGCTACAACACCCTGGGAGAGCGGGCAG GGCAATGCCTGGGAGACTCCCTGTCAGAGAGCTTGGGGCTGAGATCACTAAGCCTGGCCTGGAACTGTATTCGAGGGAGAGGAGCGGAGCTGCTGGCCAATGGCCTCGAG GGAAATGTTTTCCTCAGAAAGGTGGATCTGTCCTTTAATGGATTTGGAAAAGAGGGAGCCATCGCCGTGGGACGGGCTCTTAAGGAGAACTGTGTTTTGGAGGAGCTGAATGTGAG TTGTCATGTGTGTCTCAGATTGGGAGGAACCCAATCCAGAATGCTGGGTGCTATGGGATCCTTCAGTCCTTACAGGAAAACCCAGAATCAGCTGTGGAAGTGCTGGATTTCTTT gaCATCACAGTGA
- the lrrc74b gene encoding leucine-rich repeat-containing protein 74B isoform X3, with translation MVDGKKLAVEVPLPSVLEDDDAETERSERLQLGEQRSSQTEVDDVRGPKDQRSSPDSNVRDGGEGQGEEEEEEEHVTSDEDYDTDLELGGEEKEGYDLTGRTCYLKACEKLQVVPASYFLQNMGNSELSMVHHGLGPQGTKALAVPLVTNTSILRLNLRDNWIEGMGGAAIAEMLKENCYITEVDLSDNNLGDSGAAAMAGMLKENGTLVSLNLSGNHFTDRSAEHLGSALLTNTKLQHLDLSYNTLGERAGQCLGDSLSESLGLRSLSLAWNCIRGRGAELLANGLEGNVFLRKVDLSFNGFGKEGAIAVGRALKENCVLEELNVRLGGTQSRMLGAMGSFSPYRKTQNQLWKCWISLTSQ, from the exons ATGGTTGATGGGAAGAAGTTGGCTGTGGAAGTGCCGCTGCCGTCTGTGCTGGAAGACGATGAcgcagaaacagaaagaagtgAGAGGCTGCAGCTGGGGGAG CAGAGATCGAGCCAGACAGAGGTTGATGATGTGCGTGGGCCAAAGGACCAACGCTCAAGCCCTGACAGCAATGTGCGAGACGGAGGCGAAGGacagggtgaagaggaggaggaagaggagcatgTGACCTCTGATGAGGACTATGACACAGATTTGGAGCTCGGAG gtgaggagaaggagggttATGATCTGACGGGGCGGACGTGCTATTTGAAGGCGTGTGAAAAGTTACAGGTGGTGCCTGCCTCTTATTTCCTACAGAACATGGGGAACAGCGAGCTGTCCATGGTGCATCATGGTCTGGGGCCTCAG ggcaCCAAAGCGCTGGCGGTTCCCCTGGTAACCAACACTTCAATACTGCGGCTGAACCTGCGAGATAATTGGATTGAAGGAATGGGCGGAGCTGCTATAGCCGAGATGTTAAAGGAAAACTGTTACATTACAG AAGTGGACCTGTCTGACAACAATCTTGGGGACAGCGGGGCAGCAGCCATGGCTGGTATGCTAAAGGAGAACGGCACCCTGGTGAGCCTCAACCTGTCAGGAAACCATTTCACAGACCGCTCCGCTGAGCACCTCGGCTCGGCACTGCTCACCAACACCAAGCTGCAGCACCTCGACCTCAGCTACAACACCCTGGGAGAGCGGGCAG GGCAATGCCTGGGAGACTCCCTGTCAGAGAGCTTGGGGCTGAGATCACTAAGCCTGGCCTGGAACTGTATTCGAGGGAGAGGAGCGGAGCTGCTGGCCAATGGCCTCGAG GGAAATGTTTTCCTCAGAAAGGTGGATCTGTCCTTTAATGGATTTGGAAAAGAGGGAGCCATCGCCGTGGGACGGGCTCTTAAGGAGAACTGTGTTTTGGAGGAGCTGAATGTGAG ATTGGGAGGAACCCAATCCAGAATGCTGGGTGCTATGGGATCCTTCAGTCCTTACAGGAAAACCCAGAATCAGCTGTGGAAGTGCTGGATTTCTTT gaCATCACAGTGA
- the lrrc74b gene encoding leucine-rich repeat-containing protein 74B isoform X6, protein MVDGKKLAVEVPLPSVLEDDDAETERSERLQLGERSSQTEVDDVRGPKDQRSSPDSNVRDGGEGQGEEEEEEEHVTSDEDYDTDLELGGEEKEGYDLTGRTCYLKACEKLQVVPASYFLQNMGNSELSMVHHGLGPQGTKALAVPLVTNTSILRLNLRDNWIEGMGGAAIAEMLKENCYITEVDLSDNNLGDSGAAAMAGMLKENGTLVSLNLSGNHFTDRSAEHLGSALLTNTKLQHLDLSYNTLGERAGQCLGDSLSESLGLRSLSLAWNCIRGRGAELLANGLEGNVFLRKVDLSFNGFGKEGAIAVGRALKENCVLEELNVSNNRIPPVGAIHIAMGLKVNKTIKSLNIGRNPIQNAGCYGILQSLQENPESAVEVLDFFDITVNQDFDDLYTSVKETFPALRVNHGGRIGTFRKAKA, encoded by the exons ATGGTTGATGGGAAGAAGTTGGCTGTGGAAGTGCCGCTGCCGTCTGTGCTGGAAGACGATGAcgcagaaacagaaagaagtgAGAGGCTGCAGCTGGGGGAG AGATCGAGCCAGACAGAGGTTGATGATGTGCGTGGGCCAAAGGACCAACGCTCAAGCCCTGACAGCAATGTGCGAGACGGAGGCGAAGGacagggtgaagaggaggaggaagaggagcatgTGACCTCTGATGAGGACTATGACACAGATTTGGAGCTCGGAG gtgaggagaaggagggttATGATCTGACGGGGCGGACGTGCTATTTGAAGGCGTGTGAAAAGTTACAGGTGGTGCCTGCCTCTTATTTCCTACAGAACATGGGGAACAGCGAGCTGTCCATGGTGCATCATGGTCTGGGGCCTCAG ggcaCCAAAGCGCTGGCGGTTCCCCTGGTAACCAACACTTCAATACTGCGGCTGAACCTGCGAGATAATTGGATTGAAGGAATGGGCGGAGCTGCTATAGCCGAGATGTTAAAGGAAAACTGTTACATTACAG AAGTGGACCTGTCTGACAACAATCTTGGGGACAGCGGGGCAGCAGCCATGGCTGGTATGCTAAAGGAGAACGGCACCCTGGTGAGCCTCAACCTGTCAGGAAACCATTTCACAGACCGCTCCGCTGAGCACCTCGGCTCGGCACTGCTCACCAACACCAAGCTGCAGCACCTCGACCTCAGCTACAACACCCTGGGAGAGCGGGCAG GGCAATGCCTGGGAGACTCCCTGTCAGAGAGCTTGGGGCTGAGATCACTAAGCCTGGCCTGGAACTGTATTCGAGGGAGAGGAGCGGAGCTGCTGGCCAATGGCCTCGAG GGAAATGTTTTCCTCAGAAAGGTGGATCTGTCCTTTAATGGATTTGGAAAAGAGGGAGCCATCGCCGTGGGACGGGCTCTTAAGGAGAACTGTGTTTTGGAGGAGCTGAATGTGAG TAACAACCGAATCCCCCCTGTAGGAGCCATCCACATCGCCATGGGCCTCAAAGTAAACAAGACAATCAAATCCCTCAAT ATTGGGAGGAACCCAATCCAGAATGCTGGGTGCTATGGGATCCTTCAGTCCTTACAGGAAAACCCAGAATCAGCTGTGGAAGTGCTGGATTTCTTT gaCATCACAGTGAATCAGGATTTTGACGACTTGTATACATCTGTGAAAGAAACATTCCCCGCGCTCAGAGTAAATCATGGGGGCCGAATTGGCACATTCAGAAAAGCGAAAGCATGA
- the lrrc74b gene encoding leucine-rich repeat-containing protein 74B isoform X5, whose amino-acid sequence MVDGKKLAVEVPLPSVLEDDDAETERSERLQLGEQRSSQTEVDDVRGPKDQRSSPDSNVRDGGEGQGEEEEEEEHVTSDEDYDTDLELGGEEKEGYDLTGRTCYLKACEKLQVVPASYFLQNMGNSELSMVHHGLGPQGTKALAVPLVTNTSILRLNLRDNWIEGMGGAAIAEMLKENCYITEVDLSDNNLGDSGAAAMAGMLKENGTLVSLNLSGNHFTDRSAEHLGSALLTNTKLQHLDLSYNTLGERAGQCLGDSLSESLGLRSLSLAWNCIRGRGAELLANGLEGNVFLRKVDLSFNGFGKEGAIAVGRALKENCVLEELNVSNNRIPPVGAIHIAMGLKVNKTIKSLNIGRNPIQNAGCYGILQSLQENPESAVEVLDFFDITVNQDFDDLYTSVKETFPALRVNHGGRIGTFRKAKA is encoded by the exons ATGGTTGATGGGAAGAAGTTGGCTGTGGAAGTGCCGCTGCCGTCTGTGCTGGAAGACGATGAcgcagaaacagaaagaagtgAGAGGCTGCAGCTGGGGGAG CAGAGATCGAGCCAGACAGAGGTTGATGATGTGCGTGGGCCAAAGGACCAACGCTCAAGCCCTGACAGCAATGTGCGAGACGGAGGCGAAGGacagggtgaagaggaggaggaagaggagcatgTGACCTCTGATGAGGACTATGACACAGATTTGGAGCTCGGAG gtgaggagaaggagggttATGATCTGACGGGGCGGACGTGCTATTTGAAGGCGTGTGAAAAGTTACAGGTGGTGCCTGCCTCTTATTTCCTACAGAACATGGGGAACAGCGAGCTGTCCATGGTGCATCATGGTCTGGGGCCTCAG ggcaCCAAAGCGCTGGCGGTTCCCCTGGTAACCAACACTTCAATACTGCGGCTGAACCTGCGAGATAATTGGATTGAAGGAATGGGCGGAGCTGCTATAGCCGAGATGTTAAAGGAAAACTGTTACATTACAG AAGTGGACCTGTCTGACAACAATCTTGGGGACAGCGGGGCAGCAGCCATGGCTGGTATGCTAAAGGAGAACGGCACCCTGGTGAGCCTCAACCTGTCAGGAAACCATTTCACAGACCGCTCCGCTGAGCACCTCGGCTCGGCACTGCTCACCAACACCAAGCTGCAGCACCTCGACCTCAGCTACAACACCCTGGGAGAGCGGGCAG GGCAATGCCTGGGAGACTCCCTGTCAGAGAGCTTGGGGCTGAGATCACTAAGCCTGGCCTGGAACTGTATTCGAGGGAGAGGAGCGGAGCTGCTGGCCAATGGCCTCGAG GGAAATGTTTTCCTCAGAAAGGTGGATCTGTCCTTTAATGGATTTGGAAAAGAGGGAGCCATCGCCGTGGGACGGGCTCTTAAGGAGAACTGTGTTTTGGAGGAGCTGAATGTGAG TAACAACCGAATCCCCCCTGTAGGAGCCATCCACATCGCCATGGGCCTCAAAGTAAACAAGACAATCAAATCCCTCAAT ATTGGGAGGAACCCAATCCAGAATGCTGGGTGCTATGGGATCCTTCAGTCCTTACAGGAAAACCCAGAATCAGCTGTGGAAGTGCTGGATTTCTTT gaCATCACAGTGAATCAGGATTTTGACGACTTGTATACATCTGTGAAAGAAACATTCCCCGCGCTCAGAGTAAATCATGGGGGCCGAATTGGCACATTCAGAAAAGCGAAAGCATGA
- the lrrc74b gene encoding leucine-rich repeat-containing protein 74B isoform X4, translating into MSSPDRAKSATREFSISRLNGEEKEGYDLTGRTCYLKACEKLQVVPASYFLQNMGNSELSMVHHGLGPQGTKALAVPLVTNTSILRLNLRDNWIEGMGGAAIAEMLKENCYITEVDLSDNNLGDSGAAAMAGMLKENGTLVSLNLSGNHFTDRSAEHLGSALLTNTKLQHLDLSYNTLGERAGQCLGDSLSESLGLRSLSLAWNCIRGRGAELLANGLEGNVFLRKVDLSFNGFGKEGAIAVGRALKENCVLEELNVSNNRIPPVGAIHIAMGLKVNKTIKSLNIGRNPIQNAGCYGILQSLQENPESAVEVLDFFDITVNQDFDDLYTSVKETFPALRVNHGGRIGTFRKAKA; encoded by the exons ATGAGCTCTCCTGACAGGGCGAAATCAGCCACAAGGGAGTTTTCAATATCACGCTTAAACG gtgaggagaaggagggttATGATCTGACGGGGCGGACGTGCTATTTGAAGGCGTGTGAAAAGTTACAGGTGGTGCCTGCCTCTTATTTCCTACAGAACATGGGGAACAGCGAGCTGTCCATGGTGCATCATGGTCTGGGGCCTCAG ggcaCCAAAGCGCTGGCGGTTCCCCTGGTAACCAACACTTCAATACTGCGGCTGAACCTGCGAGATAATTGGATTGAAGGAATGGGCGGAGCTGCTATAGCCGAGATGTTAAAGGAAAACTGTTACATTACAG AAGTGGACCTGTCTGACAACAATCTTGGGGACAGCGGGGCAGCAGCCATGGCTGGTATGCTAAAGGAGAACGGCACCCTGGTGAGCCTCAACCTGTCAGGAAACCATTTCACAGACCGCTCCGCTGAGCACCTCGGCTCGGCACTGCTCACCAACACCAAGCTGCAGCACCTCGACCTCAGCTACAACACCCTGGGAGAGCGGGCAG GGCAATGCCTGGGAGACTCCCTGTCAGAGAGCTTGGGGCTGAGATCACTAAGCCTGGCCTGGAACTGTATTCGAGGGAGAGGAGCGGAGCTGCTGGCCAATGGCCTCGAG GGAAATGTTTTCCTCAGAAAGGTGGATCTGTCCTTTAATGGATTTGGAAAAGAGGGAGCCATCGCCGTGGGACGGGCTCTTAAGGAGAACTGTGTTTTGGAGGAGCTGAATGTGAG TAACAACCGAATCCCCCCTGTAGGAGCCATCCACATCGCCATGGGCCTCAAAGTAAACAAGACAATCAAATCCCTCAAT ATTGGGAGGAACCCAATCCAGAATGCTGGGTGCTATGGGATCCTTCAGTCCTTACAGGAAAACCCAGAATCAGCTGTGGAAGTGCTGGATTTCTTT gaCATCACAGTGAATCAGGATTTTGACGACTTGTATACATCTGTGAAAGAAACATTCCCCGCGCTCAGAGTAAATCATGGGGGCCGAATTGGCACATTCAGAAAAGCGAAAGCATGA